One genomic window of Plasmodium falciparum 3D7 genome assembly, chromosome: 10 includes the following:
- a CDS encoding serine/threonine protein kinase, FIKK family has translation MGNFCKYNYMETNRLLYMKCFKCNNSPMYTISKKDEYKKKESWNFVNSLLSRNLILFTLTFLFLNILNCVNYNQYDYPSQHIINNSIRHLSDYSSSNDNLSDEQEYFTTSDDSEEEKKHNEKINKKRKKCKKYKKRRGKLREKKKGKSNLYHNGKNKKNVSNCKKHNINLKNNLNNNNDLLNNNYNISNDCYICEQMTSQNKTKVPYGYYEEIDYIDDDDDDDDDSFRNKISNEKIELVNGNSKDKGIYYKNNLGNEKKNDYRTEDQTHLGIELIEEEFKGRNGNLDEENIDYNKERIRENIYHGLEKIEEEIKERMEELIDDGREIENEENREYNNNDIKKRRFDGDQENITSSFERTQKSVKYDSDESEELSEAESNGGIPEQNGYDNEDVVSGSDENSDIEKNTEIEEANGYGSEDNSCATEEGSDSNLEENTEEGIEDGIIGLIQNIFQGSDKEDEEEKEKNNKKKNVYNWESGKKALGKLLSNSDKLSVNNIKYSEWNLERIPTLGFCKEDDRVQEMFKASIMGNNDDSTKEVKFFIKKIPIDIWLKQYKLMNEYDGEYLLDGENFVMEAVASAYLSEHYPGLIPKLYKVVYEPVNNNTNNNNDEKNNKKHSNDKKSKEDNDDMGYHTGDENDIFEDCNDSNSDRPIDGYDHLKKFNDMLTKQLNNNKKGYVVFISELYGQDLFQYINNKNENKETVVSVEEKKKIMKECLKLLIKLHNAGLAHLDISPENILISNNSEFRLCDLAKSAPMYTYNLRHIKGDEKKSFLFQSYQPCIGKLTCMPKECWDIVKEYMRLKIKNPLEYLKSIKNQEERKKFYFDVLSADKYMLGILYIWIWNNNYIWKRADPSKDKIFSHLLNYNMDINSIKLAEDWPKGLKNIINKLLDLESRMKINLDDLVKHPWWFYDE, from the exons atgggTAATTTTTGTAAATACAACTATATGGAAACTAATaggttattatatatgaaatgttTTAAATGTAATAATTCCCCTATGTATACAATTAGtaaaaaagatgaatataaaaaaaaggaaagttGGAATTTTGTGAATTCATTACTTTCTcgaaatttaatattatttaccttgacattcttatttttaaatatattg aaTTGTGTAAACTATAATCAGTATGATTATCCAAGTcaacatattataaataattctatAAGACATTTATCTGATTATTCCTCAAGTAATGATAATTTGAGTGATGAACAAGAATATTTTACAACATCAGATGATTCTGAAGAAGAGAAAAAGCATAATGAgaagataaataaaaagaggaaaaagtgtaagaaatataaaaaaaggagaGGAAAATtaagagaaaaaaagaaaggaaaaagtaatttatatcataatggaaaaaacaaaaaaaatgtatcaaACTGTAagaaacataatataaacctaaagaataatttaaataataacaatgatttattaaataataattataatataagtaACGATTGCTATATTTGTGAACAAATGACTTCACAAAATAAGACAAAGGTACCTTATGGATATTATGAAGAAATAGATTATatagatgatgatgatgatgatgatgatgattcaTTTCGTAATAAAATTTCTAACGAAAAGATTGAATTAGTAAATGGAAATTCAAAAGATaaaggaatatattataaaaataatttaggaaatgagaaaaaaaatgattatagaACTGAAGATCAAACTCATTTGGGTATAGAACTAATTGAAGAAGAATTTAAAGGTAGAAATGGTAACCtagatgaagaaaatattgaTTACAATAAGGAAAGAATTCgagaaaatatttatcatggtcttgaaaaaattgaagaagaaattaaagaaaGAATGGAAGAACTAATTGATGATGGAAGAGAaatagaaaatgaagaaaatcgtgaatataataataatgatataaagaaaagaagGTTTGACGGAGATcaagaaaatattacaagTTCATTTGAAAGAACACAAAAATCTGTAAAATATGACAGTGATGAAAGTGAAGAATTAAGTGAGGCAGAAAGCAATGGAGGAATTCCAGAACAAAATGGATACGATAATGAAGATGTTGTATCTGGAAGCGATGAAAATAgtgatatagaaaaaaatacagaAATTGAAGAAGCGAATGGGTATGGTAGCGAAGATAATTCTTGTGCAACTGAAGAAGGTAGTGATAGCAATTTAGAAGAAAATACGGAAGAAGGAATAGAAGATGGAATTATAGGAttaattcaaaatatatttcaaggAAGTGATAAggaagatgaagaagaaaaagaaaaaaataataaaaaaaaaaatgtatataactGGGAATCAGGAAAAAAAGCATTAGGAAAATTATTAAGTAATTCTGATAAATTGAgcgtaaataatataaaatattctgAATGGAATTTAGAACGAATCCCAACCTTAGGATTTTGTAAAGAAGATGATAGAGTTCAAGAAATGTTTAAAGCTTCAATTATGGGAAATAATGATGATTCTACCAAAGaagtaaaattttttattaaaaagataCCTATTGATATATGgttaaaacaatataaattgaTGAATGAATATGATGGAGAGTATTTATTAGATGGAGAAAATTTTGTGATGGAAGCCGTAGCGTCAGCATATTTAAGTGAGCATTACCCAGGATTAATACCTAAATTATACAAAGTGGTATATGAACCTGTTAACAATAATacgaacaataataatgatgaaaaaaataataaaaaacatagTAATGATAAGAAATCCAAagaagataatgatgatatggGTTATCATACAGgtgatgaaaatgatattTTTGAAGATTGCAACGATTCCAATAGTGATCGCCCAATTGATGGTTAtgatcatttaaaaaaattcaatGATATGTTAACTAAACaactaaataataataagaaaggATATGTTGTTTTTATTTCTGAATTATATGGTCAAGatctttttcaatatattaataataaaaatgaaaataaagagACTGTTGTAAGtgttgaagaaaaaaagaaaattatgaaaGAATGTTTGAAATTACTAATAAAATTGCATAATGCAGGATTAGCACATCTTGATATATCTccagaaaatatattaatatcaaATAATTCTGAATTTCGTTTATGTGATTTAGCTAAAAGTGCTCCAATGTATACTTACAATTTGAGACATATTAAAGGTGATGAAAAAAAGTCCTTTTTATTTCAATCTTATCAGCCGTGTATTGGAAAATTAACGTGTATGCCAAAAGAATGTTGGGATATTGTTAAAGAATATATGcgattaaaaataaaaaatcctctagaatatttaaaatccATTAAAAATCAGgaagaaaggaaaaaattttattttgatgTGTTAAGTGCAGATAAGTATATGCttggaatattatatatatggatatggaataataattatatatggaaAAGAGCTGACCCATCAAAAGATAAGATATTTAgtcatttattaaattataacatGGATATAAATTCCATTAAGTTAGCAGAAGATTGGCCAAAGGGTCTCAAAAACATCAtcaat AAATTGTTAGATTTAGAATCtagaatgaaaataaatttgGATGATCTAGTTAAGCACCCTTGGTGGTTTTATGATGAATAA